One genomic segment of Hordeum vulgare subsp. vulgare chromosome 2H, MorexV3_pseudomolecules_assembly, whole genome shotgun sequence includes these proteins:
- the LOC123425094 gene encoding uncharacterized protein LOC123425094, translating to MELTQVLPEELLAEVLRRVEPHGLAACRCACKALLAVIDARRLLHADLLPLSVGGIFINFHSEDASEFFARPPTGPTISGSFDYLPPTDGHSHYLGKTEDHCNGLLLLEDYSENYYVVNPATRQYDSLPHHPSMSQYKEMDADFRYQEYLVFDPMAAPHYHVFVIPNPLRKRKPEDFGYDRTVDELDPVMEKSEWPPSVWALHVFSSRSGRWEERSFIRDGKAAGTVADVRRHSGWCYDKHYAVYCRGALYVHCKADFVMRISLSNDKYQVIKPPELGECRKLHLGRSEKGIYFASICERSRLLVWVLDESSRQPNWVLNHSNCLPPILDRHVLGPWVLQDINFNQYLKETKGHNEEGEDTGYVKYLKEKKLELNSGKEELVEEKFEWDFENDNTLHKEDVVDAGNGYFGILGFHPYKEIVFLYVNMKRGLAYHLKDLKVQDLGHLYPTTCHLALTNECFITESFPYTLCWTGHE from the exons ATGGAGCTGACTCAGGTGCTGCCGGAGGAATTGCTCGCCGAAGTACTCCGCCGCGTCGAGCCACACGGCCTCGCCGCGTGCCGCTGCGCCTGCAAGGCCCTGCTCGCCGTCATCGACGCCCGACGCCTGCTGCACGCGGACCTCCTCCCGCTCTCCGTCGGCGGCATCTTCATCAACTTCCACAGCGAAGATGCGTCAGAGTTCTTCGCCCGTCCCCCCACGGGCCCCACCATCTCCGGCAGCTTCGACTACCTGCCCCCTACCGATGGCCACTCCCACTACCTTGGTAAAACTGAGGATCACTGCAATGGCCTTCTTTTACTCGAGGATTACTCGGAGAATTATTATGTGGTTAACCCGGCAACTAGGCAGTACGATTCTTTGCCGCACCACCCGTCCATGTCCCAGTACAAGGAGATGGATGCGGACTTCAGATACCAAGAGTACCTCGTGTTTGATCCCATGGCAGCGCCCCATTATCACGTGTTTGTGATCCCAAATCCTTTGCGCAAAAGGAAGCCCGAAGATTTTGGTTATGACAGAACGGTGGACGAATTGGACCCTGTTATGGAGAAATCCGAATGGCCGCCATCTGTGTGGGCTCTGCACGTCTTCTCCTCGAGGTCGGGCCGTTGGGAGGAGAGGTCTTTCATTCGAGATGGGAAGGCTGCAGGCACCGTCGCTGATGTGCGGCGGCATTCGGGCTGGTGCTATGACAAGCATTATGCTGTCTACTGCCGGGGTGCACTCTACGTGCACTGCAAAGCTGATTTCGTTATGAG GATCTCTTTGTCAAATGATAAGTACCAAGTAATTAAACCACCGGAACTGGGCGAGTGCCGAAAGCTCCATCTTGGACGATCAGAAAAAGGGATCTACTTTGCATCTATTTGTGAAAGGTCTCGTCTTCTGGTTTGGGTCCTTGACGAATCGTCTCGCCAGCCGAATTGGGTGTTGAATCATAGCAATTGCCTTCCACCCATATTGGATCGTCATGTTCTTGGCCCATGGGTCTTACAAGATATCAACTTTAATCAGTATCTCAAAGAGACAAAAGGGCACAATGAAGAAGGTGAAGATACGGGATACGTGAAATATCTAAAAGAAAAGAAACTAGAGTTGAACTCCGGTAAGGAAGAGCTAGTGGAAGAAAAGTTTGAATGGGACTTTGAAAATGACAACACACTTCACAAGGAAGATGTGGTTGATGCTGGCAATGGATACTTTGGTATCCTTGGATTCCATCCATATAAAGAGATTGTCTTTCTATATGTAAATATGAAGAGAGGGTTGGCCTATCATTTGAAAGATTTAAAGGTTCAGGACCTGGGCCATTTATACCCAACAACTTGTCATTTAGCATTGACGAACGAGTGTTTCATAACCGAGTCATTCCCATACACACTCTGCTGGACAGGGCACGAGTAA